DNA from Branchiostoma lanceolatum isolate klBraLanc5 chromosome 6, klBraLanc5.hap2, whole genome shotgun sequence:
CGAGACAGCGTCCATGTAGACTTGGTCCCATGTCCGCACCTAGGGTAATTACTAtcgcattgaggtcacctgattTGGCGTCGGGTGGCAGTCACTCCAGACCTCTGACCTTCAGCTTCATAAATTATAAAAGTATTCTAGCTTGTCTGCAAGTGCAGAGGTGGTGCACCGTAAATACTAAATCATTATGATAGATAATTTACACTATCCCCGGGTTGATTAAGGCCTTAAGGGTCAACGGTATGAAGAAATGTCGCCGAATTTTCAACCGGCGTCACTACTGTCTTCGTCATGTGcgaatgaccaatcactgagTGCACGTGACCTTACAAACACGTGACATCAGTAGTCAGTCAAATGTGATAGGTCATTCGAACCTGATGAAGGCTGTTGTGCGGAGAGTCGAGAATTCGGAAATACCTGTTTATTGTGTTGAAGCATAGTTCAGTTACTTGCTATAAATAGGTACTTACGTTTGCAGTCCCCATACTCGTTCCTGTCCCAGCCGTAGCAGCAGTCGTACCTGGCCCCGTACCGACACAGCCCGTGTCCGACCTCGATCTGCTTCTGGGCGCGCAGCTTCTTCACCACCTTCGGGCTGGAATTTGAGTGGAAAACAGTCATGATTAGGGCAAATAAAAGCCTGTTAGCTTGTGTCACGCGGGTTTGATTTTCCAATCATGATCAGAATTTAACCATTCGGTCCAACAGAAAACACTGCGAACCTCCGATCTTCTTCATGATGAATGACCAATAATTTCGGACACTCGACCTTCGGATCACGTGATTCTAACGCTAGCTCAAATGTGGCTGACCCTGTCTCGGAGGTTAAACGACATGCAGTACAGGGGTTGTGGGAAACATTATTTTACTCCTATATATCATGGACTAGCACTGGTTAATTGTTTGTCAAGATAAAAGGTAATGTTGTTTCTCTCCTCCCCACTAAAAGTTTGACGATTCCGGCCTACTTAAGACGAAAGTCTTCAACCGGAAATCACATGTAGAGGAGGTTAGCATTGAGGCACAAATCTCTCTCTTGCTGACATTATGTACGTAAGACTGAATATCCTTGGTTATtgtacacgtacacacacaccgTGTCAGCACCAGATGGGAACCGTAGCATGCTAAAAGTTATTATCGCAGGAATGTTGAGAGACTTACAAGTGACTTCCGACACAGTAGGCACATCAAAGGCGTCGCCCTGACAACATACGGACAACGCGCGAAGCTCAGACCTGGTGAATATGCTGGGCTTTATCTACTGGTGAAAATTACAGAGGCTTTAGGTTTCCAATTTCGTGTCACCACAAAATTACAGGGCGCGAACAGAAAATGAGAGGGTGAAATATAGCAGACATATGCTACGTCTCTTTTGTGGGAAATGAAAACAATTATCGGAttgtaaacacaaaacagcGTGCGCAGTAACGAAGAGACTCTTCCATTTACTATTCAATGTCTGGTCTTGGTATTTCCGCTTACAGGAGCGCTAGGGAGGATTTCAGTTCAAGTTAGGTAATAACTGAACTAAAATTGGAAAGGGTAAAAGTCCTGgatatatataattatcttGACCGTTTTGAACGGAAAAGCCCAACTCACGAGAATCCCAGAGCACACTTGATCGAATAGAATCACATTCTGGCAAAGTGTCACCTATTCAATCTTTCCCAACCGTGAAATCAAAAGAACTAGAGTGCTGAAAACCAGATGGAAGGTTTCAGGGAGAGGTCCGAAACCAGCCACGACTTTAATGCGCGCCACAAATCAATTTAAACGCCCGGTAGAATCTGAGATACGTTTTGACTGATGCGGGGAGCACGTGTAGGAGACGGGAGATGCCGGCGGGGAAATCCACAAACACTGGTCTGGGAATAACCGTCTGGGATGaagccatgtaacgttacataaatgtGCTTTTCAATGTCGATGTTTTTCTATGTTTCTGTTTGCAGTGTATAGAAATCAATATTAGGACGTAAATCAGtctttattctttaaaacagaATGCACACTCATATTCCAAGCCATGCCGGTCAGTCATCGAGATATGTGTGGAAAATTCTAGCGACGACTTTACGACTACCAGTAACAGGCCTAGTAAATTCACGAGATACGTTTTGACTGAGAGTGAGGCATCAAGCAATAGGCCCCAAACTAAAGCGACAGACTAACTGTGATTGTCACTGTCCGTATGCTTTTCAGGCATTGTCTTTTTGCAGTGACTGAGCGAGTATTCGACTTGACATTTGCAATTTGAGGTCTGAAAGTAGGCCAGATGCCAAGGCAACTGTTCCAAAGGGTCCCGGCCTAGACTGGAAGGGAAAGTGTGTTTAAGTCTCCTTAATTAGATTTTTATCATTGTTTTGACATTGTATCCGATTTTGTCactcgatttttttttcatacttgtTAATTGCATTCAAGGTACGGTGTAGAAATTAAAGAAACGAAGTACGTAACGTTAGGGCCCGGCCACATACGTCGTACTGTACTATCGTCGAAGTCGCAGACTGAGGGAATTCTTGAGAGTACACACGTAtcctgcaaaattcagctgtcctTTGACAGAAAAGGCTCTCTTAGATCCTTGTGGTCagtggttctgtcacagcctgcttgaaaattctgcaacatcaaaatcgtacaacgAATGTGACCGGGCCCTTGGTGTAACCAATAGTAGCCTACTAGAGAAGAATGTGTTTTACTGGACATCATTGCTAGAGCCCCTTCCAGTCCACTGCCCAACAAATACACCGCCTGTCACACATGTCTGCTCCCGTGTTTTGGTCCGGAGGAAAAACACCACTCCTCACCGTTTGACCGTGTTTATCTGGTGTTGGATCTGTTTGGGCTGTCTGTTTAGCCGCCCGGGCCTGACGGCGCACGTAAACAGAAGCGTGGTGGGTGTGATAACGTCGTGATGGATGGGTCTGCGGTCTGTCAGCCGGGTACACGGACGGACGGACAGGCATAGCCGGCTGCTGGTCGTCATGGACATGTGAACCCCAAAGGAACACCGTTTCCACAATATTGGACAGTAAGCTCTTATGTCAAGGTCCCGTTTATTACGGTTGATGTATACTCCAAAGCAATAGCTGAGAACGAGGGGTGACTTGGCTCAAGAAGACCACCATTTGACGAGGTGCAGCCACAATCACACAATGTAAAGTTGTGTGTAAAAGGGGGTTTTCTCTGTAGTAACTTTTGCTCAAAAATCTAATGTTTTAGGAAAATTTAAAAAGACGACGGTTGTCGGTTATTTTCTGGGATATTGAGCAGAACACGATCTTCGGGAAGCTCacggggggagggggcacgTGAGGATAACCAGACGCCATACAGGACATGCAATAATGAAGAGTGTGTCACGGTAATGAAAACGGATTATCCCTTAAGTCATGGACTGGCATTTAAGAGAATCAAAATATGAAGCCAGGATGAGGGTTCATAACAAGACCGGATAGGTgtttacacacacatatgcacccGGCTTTCTGCTAGTGGGTCTATTTGGGTCTACGTCTTTGAAAAGGGTACTTTTCTTCTGACGTTTATTATAACGTTACACAGAACCGGTTTGACCTTTTGGGCTGCAAACTTACTCCTCCGTCGTGTTCACCCTCTTTCTAGTATTTGGTCAATTTGTACTATTCTATCAGGCTGACACTGTATCATAACAAAGACGTCGTAAGGCAGCAAGGAAATTCAAATGACAGTCGAGGATGTGTCGttgcctccatagcaggctctatggGCCTTGGaggtggtggggggggggggggggtcgcttttgatactgtaacgttacttctttttgtactaGGTCATTTATGCAGCCGGCCCATAGAATAGATCATAATCGACGGTCGGTTCTGTCATAGTCTTGCTGAAAATCTGACGAGAAAAAATGGTTCAACCAAAGGGCAAGGGGCGTCTTTGAACATGGTCATGGTCAACATGGAACCTTTGTGTCAAACATCTAATGACATCTACGTGTGGTCAAGGTCAGCGGTTGTTTGAGTGGCGGGAAAGGCCGTGACCTGGAGCAGACAAATTGTAGTGTGTTCCGCCCACATAAATATTTATCCTGCCAGGACACACAACACTTGTGCTGTACAGCAACGACAGGCATAACACGAGcaaatgtatttattttatCCGATGATGGGACCAGTCTTTTGGAGAACGCCGTCTGGAACTCATTACACGGTTTCGTCGCGCTAATTCTACAAAGAGGTCGTACTCTGTATTGGGAGTGTTGTGTGATATTGTGTGGTGTATACTATAATAGGACCTACTTTACAAGTAGATACAATGCTTTCTCTGTTTCTGGTCGcctgatttttttctcattcaaaCCCGTTCCAGAAAGACAGGAGTCGAGTCACAACATATGGAGAGCTTCACTCTCAAGAGCTGATTGGAGATTTTGATAAGAGGAAGTTTCATGCAAAACTCGTGTGTTCAGATTCACTGTTCAGAACCTTAACGGTCGGGAGGAGGGACCCCTGTCTAGTACTGCATCCCGTTTTTAGATCCCTCCACAGGACGACACTGGACGAACTATAAACTATTAGTAAGAAGTGATGGCCGGGTCAGGGGGTTAATCCTCCCATGGATCAAGGGGGATTGAGGCCAAAAGTAGCAGATTAACAACTATAACAACACGAGTTGAGTGGTGTTTATCTAAGCATTCAGGAGCGAGGAAATTAGCATTATTGTTTGTGGAAGAATGAAAACGGAGACGGTCATTGAAACAGAACCACTCTATAAAGACTTCGCGTCCAAGTCTGCGAACTTTTCATCAATTCATGACTTATTGTTATTCATTTTCATTCCTATTGTATTCCATATTTTGCGTTTATCTAGACGTCTGTCAGCTGTAATGATATCACAAAAACTAAGCAGCAACAAAAGTTAGTCTTCCTCTCGCCACTTCAAGAAGGAACGTGAGCCGATGGTCTTAGCTGCCATGGGGCCTGTGTAATTGCTGTGGATCGAATTTCCCACACTTTAATGCACATGTACCAGTGGGGCTCTACTGGTAAATGAATCAGCATATAGaatttttgttgctgttggtCGACGTGGTCGTGGTCTAGTACAGTGTGTATTGAACCATAGATAGAATACACTCCTGTTACCAAAACGTTTCAAAACATAAAAGCCATTTATTTTTAACAAAACCGGTTGGAACTTTCAACATGATTTGTGTTTCATTTCCGTAAGTGAACTGCAGAATTAGAAAGAACCCCCAGAGCGATACCAAATCTTACGAGATCCTTGAGTAGCTTAGGTTACTCCGTCCTTCAAACTGTTAACATGTCAGACGACGGAAACAGAACGAAGGCTTGTGTATTAGGTGTTTATTTCGCGACCAGACATTGTCTGGTTTGGAGTTCTTTTTAATTGGTGATAATGATTTTCACGGGAAAAGATGAATTAATTAATTGCCTTTGTTTAGCGCTACAATGAGAGACGAATCGTGTGAAGTGTCACCTTGCTGACAAAAGTTTCTGGACGTTGCCCGTGTTCTAGTCTACTTACACAGACGATTATTCAAATCAAATTCACGCCACAACTTCTATATGTCCATGTTTACAGTGTATTAATGCATTCAGTATCTGTTGATTGACTCATGGCTGATTTATTACATAAGAGGTTCCAGAAAGTAAAACTGTGCTCACGATCAACTATCGTTACATACttgaaagaaaaatagaaataaacaaaaacgcCTGTACATAACAAAAGACAGACAAATGAAATACGAGCCTGACAAGAGCCGAGTTTACGGTACCGACTGGTAGTGACAAcattacacaaacacagaacATCAAGCCGCGCTGAACACGTACCTGTAGTAAACATTGTTGGTGTAAGTCTTCCTGCCCCTTTTCGGGGACGACCGGCGGTGCTTTTTGTAGGGATGTCGTCTGGCCAGGCTGAGCTGCAGAACCAGCAGTAGAACGAGAAGGACTCCGCACACAGTGGCCGGTTTCATGGTCGCTAATAAAGGTCTCGGCCCAGTTGTAGTTGTATTGGCTTCACTCGCTCCAAATGTGCAAGACCGTAGAGTCGTTCTCAGTTACAGGACGATTACAAAAACAGCCACTTTTCAACCCAACGACGTAGGTACACGCTTTACGAAAACACTCCCGCTGTGTGATTGTAGGAAGCTGAACTCAGACCGCAGGCCGGTTTCTTGTATCCGTCTCTCACGCCAGCTGCTCCCGTCTGGAAGGAGGTCCTCCTCTGGCACGACTTGCCGGGTGAAGGAAGAACACGTGAAGAAACCTTGGCCCAGAATTCCTCTTAGATCAAGGTCTACTTACCAAGATGCAGTCTATACACTTTTATAGAAACAGGATCAAGCCACCCAGCGGCTATCTTGAATCCGACAGTAATACCTCCCGACTGAAACGACTTTCTACCACAGACCGCGTCCTCACGGGTACCGACTGACCGCTTGTAGCGACGCTGTGACGGCTGGGGAGGGACCGGCCAAGATTCTAGAATACTTAGCCCCGCTTCTCTGTACAAGCTAGGTTCTCCTTCTTCCCGTCGGATCCGTTTTATGGACGAGATCTACTGAAGTGTTTCAGCTCGTAAAGAGGACTGAAGCTGCCGCTGTGTTCCCCGGGTCGTGGCAGCGAGAATGAGTTTCTCCGCACAGTTGAACGAACTCCCGCCCTCCCTGTGCGCCAGGCCGCCGATATGCTACCGGAGAAGGGCTAGTCCACTATACGTAGAGGGGAGGTTCAACAATGTATCGTcggtattgaaaaaaaaaaagaaattgaaaattgGTGATATACTTGTACCATAAATAGTTTCTTCTATCTAACGAAGTAAGGACATACTTCTTTGCTATCTTCATTGTCGAGATTAAGGAAATGGATGGTAAATGGCATTACGTGTCCGACTTCAGCGGACCTGCTCGTCGGTAGCCTGGAGGCCAGACTGCAGCCAGGCTTCGtctccagggccaacatgccccaatGGAAACTTTCTCTTGCAATTGGCTCCCCTGAGGAACGCCTTGAGCCACGGTTTTCCTGACTACAATCTGGCTTCCAGGCAATTCGCAAACTTGTGGGTTTCTTCTGTGTCATTTTCAAGCTCAAATGAGCCGTCAAAGTCTATGAGAAGGGGTACTTCACAATATTTGAGGGTACGTAAGAGAGCGGTGCGAAGGCTAACCCGCAGAAGTCTGAGAACAGGGCTAAAAGTACGCCATGTGTGTACAACCTGCCATGTGTTCGCCACACTGTAAGGAGGACGTCTCGACTTCGTCAGTCACAATGCCAAAGGTCTAACATTAGCACCCACCCACCAAAATAACCCGGCTGACATTCGTTCACAAATATGGGAGGTCTGGCAGTCTCAAGTTAAGTACCAGTCTCTTTGCGCTACTATAAGTGCTAACCTCAAACGTATTCcaactacaatgtatttgtataaACCACCACTTAAATAAGATGTTGATATCTGTGtactttttaaaatctgttaCCTTAAAGCGGCATCTTGCGATATAGCTTTGTACAGCATATTTTGGAGCGAACTGAAAATTTACCAGTCGAATAGGAGGAATACTAATATTaataactacattgtataactatcttcagaaaaaaagacaaataaaacGACTACACGTGTACATGGACATTTTAGTTTTGCACTACCTCGCTAACTGGGATCTCCAGATCCAGAATTACGTATACCGTCGATCGATCTATGTTCGAACGGAGCGCTTCCCATAATGCATTCGACGCGTCCTAAATGGTGTTCTAGAACATACAAAAATCGTTCCGAGTGTATCCATGGCGATACAaatagtaaacaaacaaacaactgttaCTGACATCGGACTAGTTTAGTGTATCGTAGAAACGCCGGAGATGTGTTTTATTGTCCGCTACTCTTTACATATCTACATTGTGGTGGTCGGGCTTGTCGCGTTCTCGGGAATAGTGGATAAATACTTCGACCGGCACCTGGCCGCACACAGGACTCTCGCCAGGCTACCGGCAGTCGTTGGGAATGGCTTCAGACATTACCAGGTAACGTTCCAAAACAACATTCCTAGTATTCCTAGTGTCTCTAACACACAAGTCCTGCTCGAATCTCATTGTTTAGAGGTAAGAACTACTGAAACAACACGTGTCTTTGGTTCTAATCTACTTTCCCGCCTCTATAgtgatagcctgggtgccatcctacaAGCGGAGAGTATGGGAACCGCTGAACTTTActaattaggatggcacccaggctgctATAGTTCGTAGGCTACGTAGCTGTTTTCAACCTTCCTGCTATGTCAATACTAGCTAATGGATGACGAGACCCTGATCCTCGCCACAGTGAAGGAGGAGGGCCGATCCGGGCGGCCGGAGCTGGTGTGGTGCGGTCTGTACACGGGACCAAACCTCCGGTCCAAACTCGCCAAGATAGAGACAGACGTCGGCAGGGAGAACTCCGTCTTGTCACGGACAGGGCAGCCGTGGTACGTCAGTCATTTAAACATTTGTGACTTGTTAATTGAAAACTGCATCAGAGCAATTTTCAGACCAGTGGattctaaagcccctgtcagaCAAAGCCTCCTAACCGTCCCCTGACCATGGCTGGGACTAAAGTTGTAAGCAATGGCATCCATGAGCTGACAGGTTGGTCGGCAAGTTTGCCTACTAGCGAAAGTAGTTGGTATCAGCCGactatagattttgaaaaatcaaagtcgCTAATGTTATATTCTCCTTGAATGCGGTCAGAGGAGTGAATTTGAATAGGATCCATGGATCCCATGCCCATGCTACTCCCAACCTAGCgccgactttggttggggactGGTCGGGATCAGCGTCTTGGGaaagtcctgaatgtgtgacaggggcttacaTTACTAGTAACTAGACCAATTTGGACCGCTGTACTCGTACTCCTTTGCGTTGTTAGATATGTTCTCAAAAATGTTCTTCCATTTTCATATGCCGGCATGTCTTGCAAAATCACTCTTGTCTACGACTTGATGGTACCGGTCTgttgcttggtttttattttaCCATATGCATCAACAAAGTGGTTGAATCAGTTGACCAAAGACCAATCCCAAAGCTGGGTATTTTCAAAGATGTCTTCTCGTATGCTAAAATCATTTCCTTTCCATGGCAATAACAGACTGCTGTTTTGACTTCAGGCAGTTCTCCAAGGTGCTGACCGCCTGTCAGAGCGTGCGCGGCCCCGGTCTCGACTCCGACCCCATCCCTGAGGATGACGTGTACCTTCCCGGCATGCCCCCTGTCCCACAGACATGGTGTCAGCTCgggtccaacatggcggccagttTGATCGGCACGGTGGCGTCGGTAATATGCCCAGCAGAGGATTACAAAGCAATCGGTCAGTTTTAGTAACAACACCATTTGAAAAGCTGTATGTAGAAATATACTGTTATTATataatttcaaacataaaaGAAAGCTTTCTAATCATTGACTCCACGTGTACACTTTTCTCATGGAGTGATTATTCTTACTACCATGTAGCAGCGCAAGCCTACCAAGAAGCGCTCTCCCGGGACAGGGCCGTGACGCTGCTGAGGAAGGGTACATACCCCGGTACACGGTACTGTCGAGCAGGGGACGGCAAGACAAAACTGCTGGAACATGAGGGTAAGTCACTATGACTTGGGTTGTTCCAAATTCAAAAAGTATTATTTGTTAGACAGTGACGAAATGAGCAGTCTCGTTTGCTGGTTGCAATTACAATGAATTATGTGGCTAACATGATAGCCGTGCATTGTTGCTGTTTTCATTTGTATGCCATCAAAGTCACCAGCTTGAAATGTCCTCTTAGCACATGTGTATAAAATGTCGGTATTCTACAGACGTGTTAGACCATCTAGACTCCTGTTGCCTGGAGCACATGCAGTGTGAAGAGGCCATAGAGCCCGGTCAGACGAAGTTCTTACTGTACAACCCCGGCAGCCGCCCGCTCCTACCCTGCTGGTGTGAG
Protein-coding regions in this window:
- the LOC136436656 gene encoding uncharacterized protein produces the protein MCFIVRYSLHIYIVVVGLVAFSGIVDKYFDRHLAAHRTLARLPAVVGNGFRHYQLMDDETLILATVKEEGRSGRPELVWCGLYTGPNLRSKLAKIETDVGRENSVLSRTGQPWQFSKVLTACQSVRGPGLDSDPIPEDDVYLPGMPPVPQTWCQLGSNMAASLIGTVASVICPAEDYKAIAAQAYQEALSRDRAVTLLRKGTYPGTRYCRAGDGKTKLLEHEDVLDHLDSCCLEHMQCEEAIEPGQTKFLLYNPGSRPLLPCWCEAYFEKCLRNAATPPSRDLGDLYFNYLGNTCYELQHMTVCTGGLLGVCWRWEPRLVGVTRDLWTFKT